Proteins from one Ricinus communis isolate WT05 ecotype wild-type chromosome 9, ASM1957865v1, whole genome shotgun sequence genomic window:
- the LOC8259088 gene encoding protein phosphatase 2C 70 codes for MMLVVESIIGVLMLLLILLLILVACKPWRFFFSSSPSRPLKVGELERPLISDDVESNDLTRNYDLEGACYQNEGPLRLFRPHGLVHKQRLPSASPHLNQGDSLILDVVSEPAEDISVGQTLKRTSLTNHLAEVQQHAGQTDQSPVLRSDLENDVVREFVPCVIADQRSCLSLEVISGPSRGLRCSIKSTSASRLPLTLGRVSSDLLLKDSEVSGKHAMINWNMDKKKWELVDMGSLNGTLLNSQPINHHDSGSRQWGDAVDLSNGDIITLGTTSNIRVHVTLKAENETPFGVGMASDPMALRRGGKKLAMEDVCYYHWPLPGIDQFGVFGICDGHGGVAAANSASKMLPEKVARILSDSLTRERVLSQCDASEVLKVAFSQTEASMNNYYEGCTATVLLVWADGDKNLFAQCANVGDSACVMKLDEKQIKMTEDHRVASDSERLRINKMGEPLRDGETRLSGLNLARMLGDKFLKQQDARFSSEPYISKAVHIDQASSAFALLASDGFWDVISVKKAVQLVLQTRERYSTDGDNSAEKVANLLLSEARTQRTKDNTSIIFLDFDRKSRISSSCKVVS; via the exons ATGATGCTGGTAGTAGAAAGCATTATCGGTGTCCTTATGCTTCTTTTGATCCTTCTCCTTATCCTTGTCGCCTGTAAACCATGGCGcttctttttctcctcttcCCCTTCTCGCCCTCTTAAG gtTGGTGAATTAGAGAGACCCCTTATTTCAGATGATGTGGAAAGCAATGATTTGACAAGGAATTATGATCTAGAGGGAGCATGCTATCAAAATGAAGGGCCATTGCGCTTGTTTCGACCGCATGGACTTGTTCATAAACAGAGGCTTCCATCTGCATCACCCCATCTGAACCAAG GGGATAGCTTGATTTTAGATGTAGTTTCAGAACCTGCAGAGGATATTTCAGTTGGTCAAACCCTTAAGCGCACATCTCTGACGAATCACTTAGCTGAAGTGCAGCAACATGCTGGACAGACAGATCAGAGTCCTGTCTTGAGATCTGATCTGGAAAATGATGTCGTTCGCGAGTTTGTGCCCTGTGTTATTGCTGATCAAA GAAGCTGCCTGTCTTTGGAGGTCATCTCTGGTCCTTCTCGTGGTCTCCGATGCTCTATAAAGTCAACAAGTGCTTCAAGGCTTCCACTGACCCTTGGAAGGGTTTCTAGTGATCTGTTGCTGAAGGACTCAGAGGTGTCGGGGAAGCATGCAATGATTAACTGGAATATGGAT AAGAAAAAATGGGAGCTCGTAGATATGGGTAGCCTAAATGGAACGCTTCTGAATTCTCAGCCGATCAATCATCATGATTCTGGAAGTAGGCAGTGGGGTGACGCAGTTGATCTATCAAATGGGGACATAATAACTCTTGGCACAACCTCAAATATACGT GTTCATGTTACATTGAAAGCTGAGAATGAGACTCCTTTTGGTGTAGGCATGGCATCAGATCCCATGGCTTTGCGTCGTGGAGGAAAGAAACTTGCTATGGAAGATGTGTGCTATTATCACTGGCCGCTTCCTGGCATTGACCAG TTTGGAGTGTTTGGTATTTGTGATGGGCATGGTGGAGTAGCAGCTGCTAATTCTGCTAGCAA AATGCTTCCTGAGAAGGTTGCACGAATTTTGTCGGATTCACTAACAAGAGAGAGGGTTTTGTCACAATGTGATGCTTCAGAAGTTCTCAAAGTTGCATTTTCTCAAACAGAAGCTTcaatgaataattattatgag GGTTGTACTGCAACTGTGCTTCTGGTTTGGGCTGATGGTGATAAGAATCTTTTTGCTCAATGTGCCAATGTTGGGGATTCAGCTTGTGTTATGAA GCTTGATGAGAAGCAGATTAAGATGACTGAAGACCACAGAGTAGCCAGTGATTCCGAAAGACTtcgtataaataaaatgggaGAACCATTGAGAGATGGGGAGACACGACTTTCtg GATTGAACCTTGCTCGGATGCTTGGAGACAAATTTCTGAAACAGCAGGATGCCCGATTTAGTTCAGAACCCTACATAAGTAAAGCTGTGCATATAGATCAAGCAAGCAGTGCCTTTGCACTGTTGGCAAG TGATGGCTTTTGGGATGTTATTAGTGTTAAAAAGGCAGTTCAGCTTGTCCTTCAG ACCAGGGAGAGATACTCTACAGATGGGGATAATTCCGCTGAGAAGGTTGCTAATCTCTTGTTGAGTGAGGCTAGAACACAGCGGACAAAGGATAACACCTCCATAattttcttggattttgacAGAAAATCTAGAATATCTTCTTCTTGTAAAGTTGtatcttaa
- the LOC8259089 gene encoding putative methyltransferase C9orf114, which yields MGKKKKRAEAEAQTETETVENHEPVNDVVVNGDSDRKKKKKKKEKERNERKKEENESKETATISIAVPGSIIDNAQSLELATRLAGQIARAATIFRIDEVVVFDNESSSVKEDRTTMITGNNSDENESGAAFLIRILRYLETPQYLRKALFPRLNSLRFVGLLPPLDAPHHLRKHEWAPFREGVTLKEKAPNSIGTLVDVGLSKNVVIDQVVEPGIRVTVEMGTDRNLDSELPRQVVSLSKPREEAGMYWGYRVRYASNISTVFNDCPYKGGYDHLVGTSEHGQIINASKLSLPTFRHLLIAFGGLAGLEESIEEDNSLKGKNVREVFNSYLNTCPHQGSRTIRTEEAIFISLQYFQEPINRALQRIQD from the exons atggggaagaagaagaagagagcaGAAGCGGAAGCACAAACAGAAACAGAGACGGTAGAAAACCACGAACCGGTGAACGACGTCGTCGTTAATGGCGACTCGGataggaagaagaaaaagaaaaagaaggaaaaggaaagaaatgagagaaagaaagaagagaatgaATCAAAGGAAACAGCTACAATAAGCATAGCCGTCCCTGGTTCTATCATCGACAACGCTCAATCTCTCGAGCTCGCTACTCGA TTGGCTGGTCAGATTGCTCGTGCGGCGACTATTTTTCGAATAGATGAG GTGGTGGTGTTTGACAATGAGAGTAGTTCAGTGAAAGAGGATCGTACTACAATGATCACAGGCAATAACTCTGATGAAAATGAAAGTGGTGCTGCATTTCTTATAAGGATTCTGCGGTATCTCGAGACTCCACAGTATCTAAGAAAAGCTCTCTTTCCTAGGCTTAATAGCCTGAGATTTGTG GGCCTATTGCCTCCGCTTGATGCTCCACATCATCTCCGCAAGCATGAGTGGGCTCCATTTCGAGAAG GTGTCAcactaaaagaaaaagcccCAAACTCAATAGGAACTCTAGTTGATGTGGGTTTGAGTAAG AATGTTGTTATTGATCAAGTAGTTGAACCCGGTATAAGAGTGACCGTGGAAATGGGAACTGACCGCAATTTGGATTCTG AATTGCCACGTCAGGTTGTCTCATTGTCCAAGCCCAGGGAGGAAGCAGGAATGTATTGGGGATATAGAGTACGTTATGCTTCTAACATCAGCACAGTGTTCAATGATTGCCCATACAAG GGTGGCTATGATCATTTGGTTGGTACCTCAGAGCATGGTCAGATAATTAACGCATCAAAGCTTTCTTTGCCAACTTTCAg GCACTTGTTGATTGCTTTTGGGGGGCTCGCTGGACTAGAAGAAAGTATTGAAGAAGACAATAGCTTAAAG GGTAAAAATGTTAGAGAGGTTTTTAATTCATACTTGAACACCTGCCCTCATCAAGGAAGTCGAACAATTCGAACTGAg GAAGCAATATTCATTTCACTTCAATATTTCCAAGAACCAATTAACCGAGCATTGCAAAGAATTCAAGATTAG